One Blattabacterium cuenoti DNA window includes the following coding sequences:
- the mreD gene encoding rod shape-determining protein MreD, whose amino-acid sequence MNFIKNFVVSTFYVFSICLIQISIFNHPIFLGVYSYVYIIFILIYPYKWNKYIFLFFSFLIGFIIDCFMNTGGTHAFSTTLSAYLRNNFLKFFDGNNFNQQNFSIYNLSFLKKIFYIFSLVIIHDISLLMIELLNGSVVISKIIFFKILFSSVFTTILCIIYFFLRKTKN is encoded by the coding sequence ATGAATTTTATAAAAAATTTTGTTGTTTCAACATTTTATGTTTTTTCCATTTGTTTGATTCAAATATCAATTTTTAATCATCCTATATTTTTGGGAGTATATTCTTATGTATATATTATTTTTATATTAATTTATCCATATAAATGGAATAAATATATATTTTTATTTTTTTCTTTTTTAATTGGTTTTATTATAGATTGTTTTATGAATACAGGTGGAACACATGCTTTTTCTACTACTTTATCTGCTTATTTAAGAAATAATTTTTTAAAATTTTTTGATGGAAATAATTTTAATCAACAAAATTTTTCAATTTATAATTTATCATTTTTAAAAAAAATATTTTATATTTTTTCATTAGTTATCATACATGATATATCATTATTAATGATAGAATTATTAAATGGATCAGTTGTAATAAGTAAAATAATTTTTTTCAAAATATTATTTAGTAGTGTTTTTACAACAATTTTATGTATTATCTATTTTTTTCTTAGAAAAACAAAAAATTGA
- the mreC gene encoding rod shape-determining protein MreC codes for MRDFFYFLLKWRFLILFFLLEFVSIFFSFSNLNSSSKLIYNGSNFIVGSIYRTIYGLQNYFSLAKENENLLNENSRLHNESIFSNIIKISDNFKEKNIEYLQEYTFTPVKIIGNSINKQENYMIINKGSLDGIKIDMGLILPNGIAGIIIKTTPHFSTAMSLLNLKIKINARIKKNKNFGTILWNGDSYKYVILYDIPKYCKINIGDIIETDGKSGTFPEGIPIGTIKSYKLDSEHASFIIQVKLFTDFSTIGNAYVVKNLLKKEWVDINKVEN; via the coding sequence TTTTCTTTTTCAAATTTAAATTCAAGTTCAAAATTAATTTATAATGGATCTAATTTTATAGTTGGGAGTATTTATAGAACTATTTATGGATTACAAAATTATTTTTCTTTAGCAAAAGAAAATGAAAATCTTTTAAATGAAAATAGTAGATTACATAATGAAAGTATATTTTCAAATATAATAAAAATATCTGATAATTTTAAAGAAAAAAATATAGAATACTTACAAGAATATACTTTTACTCCAGTAAAAATTATAGGAAATAGTATTAATAAACAAGAAAACTACATGATTATTAATAAAGGTAGTTTAGATGGTATTAAAATAGATATGGGGTTAATTTTACCTAATGGTATTGCCGGAATTATTATTAAAACGACCCCACATTTTAGTACAGCTATGTCACTTCTTAATTTAAAAATTAAAATTAATGCAAGAATAAAAAAAAATAAAAACTTTGGTACCATTTTATGGAATGGGGACAGTTATAAATATGTAATTTTATATGATATTCCTAAATATTGTAAAATAAATATAGGAGACATTATAGAAACAGATGGAAAATCCGGTACCTTTCCAGAAGGAATACCGATTGGTACTATAAAATCATATAAATTAGATAGTGAACATGCAAGTTTTATAATACAAGTAAAATTATTTACTGATTTTTCTACTATAGGTAATGCGTATGTTGTTAAAAATTTATTAAAAAAAGAATGGGTTGATATTAATAAAGTTGAAAATTAG